One segment of Bacillus pseudomycoides DNA contains the following:
- a CDS encoding helix-turn-helix domain-containing protein has protein sequence MFFGDKLKKEREKKGWSQEYLATKIHVSRQSVSKWETGKNYPSIGVIIDLSDLFGITIDELLRSDGELKEKIIQDSKGSTDLNWKSYLLTGLGILMGIVIVSMIKHDGIDWISISWSAVATAAFLYLISLLFPQGAKRVKQKSRWKIPQTDSIA, from the coding sequence ATGTTTTTTGGAGATAAATTAAAAAAAGAAAGAGAAAAGAAAGGTTGGTCACAGGAGTACCTTGCTACAAAAATACATGTTAGCCGTCAATCAGTTTCAAAGTGGGAAACAGGTAAAAACTATCCCAGTATTGGAGTGATTATCGATTTAAGTGATTTATTCGGCATCACAATCGATGAATTATTAAGGAGTGATGGAGAGTTGAAAGAAAAAATAATTCAAGATAGTAAAGGATCGACAGATTTAAATTGGAAATCATACCTTTTAACCGGTTTAGGTATTCTTATGGGGATTGTAATTGTTAGTATGATCAAACATGATGGAATTGATTGGATATCCATTAGTTGGTCAGCAGTTGCAACAGCAGCCTTCTTGTACCTTATTTCTCTTCTTTTTCCACAAGGAGCAAAAAGAGTGAAACAAAAAAGTAGGTGGAAAATTCCACAAACGGATTCGATTGCTTAA
- a CDS encoding winged helix-turn-helix domain-containing protein codes for MKQKAISIIETYEQLKVISDPLRTKMLIYLVEKPYTGHQLAQLLNLSRAKILYHLRELEKHNIIQLVKKEEQGGNILKYYQAVSRGFIPANHLLHYIESQQATRQSYLEVLHRAQTRVLTAPDTSFDLTSSHVEDWPSISMQTEFSLTEEQFIKFLNQYRNLVKETLAASTETDANKNFYVTITGFEIDQLLFNEDL; via the coding sequence ATGAAACAAAAAGCCATTTCCATTATCGAAACATATGAACAATTAAAAGTAATAAGCGATCCATTACGTACAAAAATGCTTATATACTTAGTCGAAAAGCCATATACAGGTCATCAACTTGCTCAGCTTTTAAATCTTTCTCGCGCAAAAATACTCTATCACCTCCGCGAACTAGAAAAACACAACATCATTCAATTAGTAAAAAAAGAAGAACAGGGAGGGAATATTTTAAAGTACTATCAGGCTGTTTCGCGTGGCTTTATTCCTGCAAATCACTTACTTCACTACATTGAATCGCAACAGGCAACAAGACAATCCTATTTAGAAGTATTACATCGTGCACAAACAAGAGTATTAACTGCTCCAGATACCTCATTCGATTTAACATCTTCCCATGTTGAAGATTGGCCAAGTATCTCGATGCAAACAGAATTCTCATTAACAGAAGAACAATTTATAAAGTTTTTAAATCAGTATAGAAACCTTGTTAAAGAAACTTTAGCAGCTTCCACAGAAACTGATGCTAATAAAAACTTTTATGTTACAATCACAGGTTTTGAAATTGATCAACTGCTCTTTAACGAAGATTTATAA
- a CDS encoding IS6 family transposase, with amino-acid sequence MEKENVFKWKHYQPDIILLTVRWYLRYNLSFRDLVEMMKERGLSISHTTIMRWVHQYGPELDKRIRRHLKQTSDSWRVDETYIKVKGQWMYLYRAVDSKGNTIDFYLNKTRDQKAAKRFFKKALQSFHVSKPRVITVDKNPAYPIAIEQLKKEKSIPGGMRLRQQKYLNNIVEQDHRFIKKRIRSMLGFKCFDTATSILSGVEAMHMIKKEQVNLRDQSVQNQKEFIHQLFGLAA; translated from the coding sequence ATGGAAAAGGAAAATGTATTCAAATGGAAGCATTATCAGCCTGATATTATTTTGTTAACGGTAAGATGGTACCTACGGTACAACCTCAGTTTTCGTGATTTAGTGGAAATGATGAAGGAACGGGGCTTATCCATTTCTCATACAACGATTATGCGTTGGGTTCATCAGTACGGTCCTGAATTGGACAAACGAATCCGACGTCACCTTAAACAAACAAGTGACTCCTGGAGAGTCGATGAAACATATATCAAAGTAAAAGGTCAATGGATGTACCTGTATCGTGCTGTTGATTCGAAAGGAAATACAATCGATTTTTACCTGAACAAAACAAGAGACCAGAAGGCTGCAAAGCGCTTTTTCAAGAAGGCCTTGCAGTCTTTTCATGTTTCAAAACCTCGTGTTATAACAGTCGATAAAAATCCAGCTTACCCTATAGCGATTGAACAGTTGAAAAAAGAAAAAAGCATACCTGGTGGTATGCGACTTAGACAACAAAAGTACTTGAATAACATAGTAGAGCAAGATCATCGCTTTATAAAGAAGCGAATTCGTTCTATGCTAGGGTTCAAATGTTTTGACACAGCTACATCCATTCTTTCTGGAGTAGAAGCCATGCATATGATTAAAAAAGAACAGGTTAATTTACGGGACCAGTCTGTCCAAAACCAG